The following proteins come from a genomic window of Flavobacterium crocinum:
- the ettA gene encoding energy-dependent translational throttle protein EttA: MSDDKKVIFSMQKLSKTYQGADKPVLKNIYLSFFYGAKIGILGLNGSGKSSLLKIIAGVDKNYQGDVVFQPGYTVGYLEQEPILDDSKTVIEIVREGAAETMAVLEEYNQINDLFGLEENYSDPDKMDKLMDRQAALQDKIDALGAWEIDTKLEIAMDALRTPDGDTPIKNLSGGERRRVALCRLLLQQPDVLLLDEPTNHLDAESVLWLEQHLAQYSGTVIAVTHDRYFLDNVAGWILELDRGEGIPWKGNYSSWLDQKSNRMAQEEKVASKRRKTLERELEWVRQGAKGRQTKQKARLQNYDKLLNEDQKQLDENLEIYIPNGPRLGTNVIEAKNVAKAFGDKLLYDNLNFTLPQAGIVGIIGPNGAGKSTIFKMIMGEQATDSGEFTVGETVKIAYVDQSHANIDPNKSIWENFADGQELIMMGGKQVNSRAYLSRFNFGGGEQNKKVSMLSGGERNRLHLAMTLKEEGNVLLLDEPTNDLDVNTLRALEEGLENFAGCAVIISHDRWFLDRICTHILAFEGDSEVYFFEGSFTEYEENKKKRLGGDLTPKRIKYRKLIR; encoded by the coding sequence ATGTCAGACGATAAGAAAGTAATTTTCTCAATGCAGAAATTGAGTAAAACCTATCAGGGAGCAGACAAACCAGTACTTAAAAATATTTATTTGAGTTTCTTTTATGGAGCAAAAATTGGTATTTTAGGTCTTAACGGTTCTGGAAAATCTTCTCTTTTAAAAATTATAGCAGGAGTTGATAAAAATTACCAAGGAGATGTAGTTTTTCAGCCAGGTTATACAGTTGGATATTTAGAGCAGGAACCGATTCTTGATGATTCTAAAACCGTTATCGAAATTGTTCGTGAAGGTGCTGCTGAAACTATGGCAGTTTTAGAAGAATACAACCAAATTAATGATTTGTTTGGTCTTGAAGAAAATTATTCAGATCCAGATAAAATGGATAAATTAATGGATCGTCAAGCGGCATTGCAAGATAAAATCGATGCTCTTGGTGCTTGGGAAATCGATACCAAACTTGAAATTGCAATGGATGCGTTGCGTACTCCAGATGGCGATACGCCAATTAAAAATCTTTCTGGGGGTGAGCGTCGTCGTGTAGCTTTATGTCGTTTGTTATTGCAACAACCAGATGTATTGTTATTGGATGAACCTACCAACCACCTTGATGCTGAGTCAGTTCTTTGGTTAGAGCAACATTTAGCGCAATATTCAGGAACTGTAATTGCTGTAACGCACGATAGATATTTCCTTGATAATGTGGCCGGTTGGATTTTAGAGTTAGATAGAGGAGAGGGTATTCCTTGGAAAGGAAATTATTCTTCTTGGTTAGATCAAAAATCAAACCGTATGGCTCAGGAAGAAAAAGTAGCTTCAAAGCGTAGAAAAACTTTAGAACGTGAGTTGGAGTGGGTTCGTCAAGGTGCAAAAGGTCGTCAGACAAAACAAAAAGCGCGTTTACAGAATTACGATAAATTATTAAATGAAGATCAAAAACAACTAGATGAAAATCTAGAGATCTATATCCCGAATGGACCTCGTTTAGGAACAAATGTTATTGAAGCTAAAAATGTGGCAAAAGCATTTGGTGATAAATTACTATATGATAATTTGAATTTTACTTTGCCACAAGCTGGTATTGTTGGAATTATCGGACCAAACGGTGCTGGTAAATCTACTATTTTCAAAATGATTATGGGAGAGCAAGCTACTGATAGTGGAGAATTTACGGTTGGTGAAACAGTAAAAATCGCTTACGTAGATCAGTCTCACGCTAATATTGATCCTAACAAATCTATCTGGGAAAACTTTGCTGACGGTCAGGAGTTGATTATGATGGGAGGAAAGCAAGTGAACTCAAGAGCTTACTTATCACGTTTCAATTTTGGTGGTGGAGAGCAAAACAAAAAAGTATCCATGTTATCGGGTGGTGAGCGTAACCGTTTGCACTTAGCAATGACTTTAAAAGAAGAAGGAAACGTACTTTTGCTGGATGAGCCTACGAATGACCTTGATGTAAATACACTTCGTGCATTGGAAGAAGGTTTGGAAAATTTCGCTGGTTGTGCTGTAATTATTTCTCACGACAGATGGTTCTTAGATAGAATTTGTACGCACATCTTAGCTTTCGAAGGTGATTCTGAAGTTTATTTCTTTGAAGGAAGTTTCACAGAATACGAAGAAAACAAAAAGAAACGTCTTGGTGGTGACTTAACTCCAAAACGTATTAAATACAGAAAATTGATTAGATAA
- a CDS encoding thiol-disulfide oxidoreductase DCC family protein, with protein sequence MESLPKDKKIILFDGVCNLCDSAVQFIIKHDKKDIFRFVALQSELGVKICKHLGIGFSKMDSIILYNPGTAYFYKSSAVIEIAKNFGGFWKLLLIFRIVPIFISDRIYDYVAKNRYNWYGKKESCMIPTPELKSKFL encoded by the coding sequence ATGGAAAGTCTTCCAAAAGATAAAAAAATAATTCTTTTTGATGGAGTTTGCAATCTCTGTGATTCTGCTGTCCAGTTTATTATCAAACATGACAAGAAAGATATTTTCAGATTTGTTGCATTGCAATCAGAATTAGGTGTTAAAATTTGCAAACACCTCGGAATTGGTTTTTCAAAAATGGACAGTATTATTTTATACAATCCCGGAACTGCCTATTTTTATAAATCTTCAGCTGTAATTGAAATTGCAAAAAATTTTGGTGGTTTTTGGAAATTACTTTTAATCTTTAGAATTGTGCCTATTTTTATCAGCGACAGAATTTACGATTATGTTGCCAAAAACAGATATAACTGGTATGGCAAAAAAGAAAGCTGCATGATTCCTACTCCGGAATTGAAATCAAAGTTTTTGTAG
- a CDS encoding endonuclease MutS2 produces MISITEKTLQDLQFPTVLETISDGCNTDIGKEKALQIKPIRDKEELMQSLMQTSEYVSSFQNNNAIPNHGFDAITHEIKFLAIEDSFLEVGSFRKIANLSATTNVLLNFLKKFDDYYPNLNARASRVELTKDIITAIDTIVDKYGEIKDNASPALAGIRQNTNLVRGKVNQSFGSALTQYNSLGYLDDIKESFVQNRRVLAVLAMYRRKVKGSILGSSKTGSIAYIEPEATLKYSRELANLEYEEKEEITRILKNLSNVIRPYLPLLIEYQDFLSDIDVVAGKAKYANRINAILPTITEERRLFFREAYHPILYLNNKQKKEVTYPQTIELKQENRIIVISGPNAGGKTISLKTVGLLQLMLQSGILIPVHERSETFLFDRILTDIGDNQSIENHLSTYSYRLKNMNYFLKKCNKKTMFLIDEFGTGSDPELGGALAEIFLEEFYHREAFGIITTHYSNLKILANELPYATNANMMFDEKSLEPMYKLALGQAGSSFTFEVAQKNGIPFGLINRAKKKIEVGKVRFDKTIATLQKERSKLEKTSLNLKEEETRAREESKKMENINTKIQQKLESYQELYDSNQKIIYIGQKIDDIAEKYFNNKNKKELIGEFLKIVEIENSKRKKATPKEVKAKVEKQKEIIAEVQVKVEEIRKEKKEKKLKPVVEKPKPILKVGDRVRMLDGRSVGSIDSIEKNKATVNYGIFTSKVSLDELELVEAVKK; encoded by the coding sequence ATGATCAGTATTACCGAAAAAACGTTACAAGACTTACAATTTCCAACCGTTCTAGAAACCATTTCTGATGGATGCAACACCGATATTGGAAAAGAAAAAGCTTTACAAATAAAACCAATCCGAGATAAAGAAGAATTGATGCAGTCTTTAATGCAGACATCAGAATATGTATCTTCTTTTCAAAATAATAACGCAATTCCAAACCATGGATTTGATGCGATTACTCATGAAATAAAATTTCTGGCTATTGAAGACAGTTTTCTTGAAGTAGGCAGTTTTAGAAAAATCGCCAATCTTTCTGCAACAACAAATGTCTTGCTGAATTTCTTAAAAAAGTTCGATGACTATTATCCTAATCTTAATGCCAGAGCTTCAAGAGTAGAATTAACCAAAGATATCATTACTGCAATTGATACTATTGTAGACAAATATGGAGAAATAAAAGACAACGCCTCTCCTGCTCTGGCTGGAATTCGCCAGAATACGAATTTGGTTCGCGGAAAAGTGAATCAGAGTTTTGGTTCAGCCTTAACACAATATAATAGTTTAGGATATTTAGATGATATTAAAGAAAGCTTTGTTCAAAATCGTAGAGTTTTGGCAGTTCTGGCAATGTATCGTCGAAAAGTAAAAGGTTCTATTTTAGGAAGTTCCAAGACTGGAAGTATTGCCTATATCGAACCGGAAGCCACTTTAAAATATTCTCGTGAATTAGCAAATCTAGAATATGAGGAAAAAGAAGAAATTACAAGAATTTTAAAAAATCTATCTAATGTAATTCGTCCTTATCTTCCTTTATTGATTGAATATCAGGATTTTTTAAGTGATATAGATGTCGTTGCCGGTAAAGCAAAATATGCAAATCGTATTAATGCCATCTTACCAACCATTACGGAAGAAAGAAGATTATTCTTCAGAGAAGCATATCACCCAATTTTGTATTTGAACAACAAACAAAAAAAGGAAGTTACTTATCCACAAACAATTGAGTTAAAACAAGAAAATAGAATTATTGTAATCTCGGGACCAAATGCTGGAGGAAAGACTATTTCCTTAAAAACAGTTGGTTTATTACAATTGATGTTACAATCCGGAATTCTAATTCCAGTTCATGAAAGAAGTGAAACTTTCTTGTTTGATAGAATCTTAACTGACATTGGTGATAACCAATCTATCGAAAACCACTTAAGTACATATAGTTATCGATTAAAAAACATGAATTACTTTTTAAAGAAATGTAATAAAAAAACCATGTTTTTAATTGACGAATTTGGTACAGGTTCTGATCCGGAATTGGGAGGAGCTTTGGCTGAAATTTTCCTGGAAGAATTTTATCATCGTGAAGCTTTCGGAATTATCACAACACATTATTCTAATCTGAAAATTTTAGCAAACGAATTACCATACGCAACAAATGCGAATATGATGTTTGATGAAAAATCACTTGAACCAATGTATAAATTAGCTTTGGGTCAGGCTGGAAGTTCATTTACTTTTGAAGTTGCTCAAAAAAACGGAATTCCATTTGGATTGATCAATCGTGCGAAAAAGAAAATTGAAGTTGGAAAAGTTCGTTTTGATAAAACAATCGCAACACTTCAAAAAGAAAGATCGAAACTCGAAAAAACTTCTTTGAATTTAAAAGAAGAAGAAACTCGTGCTCGTGAAGAAAGTAAAAAGATGGAAAACATCAATACTAAAATCCAGCAGAAATTAGAAAGCTATCAGGAATTATATGACAGTAATCAAAAAATAATTTACATTGGGCAAAAAATTGATGACATCGCTGAAAAATATTTCAACAACAAAAACAAAAAAGAACTTATTGGTGAATTTTTGAAAATTGTTGAGATTGAAAATTCTAAACGTAAAAAAGCGACTCCAAAAGAAGTCAAAGCTAAAGTTGAAAAGCAAAAAGAAATTATTGCTGAAGTTCAGGTAAAAGTAGAAGAAATTCGAAAAGAGAAAAAAGAAAAAAAACTAAAACCTGTTGTCGAAAAACCAAAACCAATTTTAAAAGTAGGTGATCGAGTTAGAATGCTTGACGGAAGATCTGTTGGAAGTATCGATTCGATAGAAAAAAATAAAGCAACTGTAAATTATGGCATTTTTACTTCAAAAGTAAGTTTGGATGAACTTGAATTAGTTGAAGCAGTTAAAAAATAA
- a CDS encoding uracil-DNA glycosylase — translation MDVKMHSSWKPVLNEEFEKPYFNALIDFVKSEYATKVCYPKGNQIFSAFDHCHFDQVKVVIIGQDPYHGPNQANGLCFSVNDGIPFPPSLYNIFREIETDLGKPLPKTGNLERWADQGVFLLNATLTVRQSEAGSHQGKGWEKFTDAVIKQISAESENVVFLLWGGFAQKKASLIDASKHYILKSGHPSPLSANRGFWFGNKHFSQTNEFLKSKGLKEIEW, via the coding sequence ATGGACGTAAAAATGCATTCTTCTTGGAAACCAGTTTTGAATGAAGAATTTGAAAAACCCTATTTCAATGCTTTAATTGATTTTGTAAAATCAGAATATGCAACAAAAGTTTGTTATCCAAAAGGGAATCAGATTTTTTCGGCTTTTGATCATTGTCATTTTGATCAGGTAAAAGTGGTAATTATTGGACAGGATCCTTACCACGGACCAAACCAGGCCAACGGATTGTGTTTTTCTGTAAATGACGGAATTCCGTTTCCTCCTTCATTATATAATATTTTTAGAGAAATCGAAACCGATTTGGGTAAGCCGTTACCAAAAACCGGAAATTTGGAGCGTTGGGCAGATCAGGGTGTTTTTCTTTTAAATGCTACTTTAACCGTAAGACAGTCTGAAGCCGGAAGCCATCAAGGAAAAGGCTGGGAAAAATTTACAGATGCAGTAATTAAACAAATTTCAGCTGAATCTGAAAATGTTGTGTTTTTACTTTGGGGTGGTTTCGCTCAGAAAAAAGCTTCTTTGATTGATGCATCAAAACATTATATTTTAAAATCGGGACATCCTTCGCCGTTGAGCGCTAATAGAGGTTTTTGGTTTGGAAACAAACACTTTAGCCAGACAAATGAATTCTTAAAATCGAAAGGATTGAAAGAAATTGAGTGGTAA
- a CDS encoding DUF4258 domain-containing protein, which produces MKFVHRFAYYLIGLIMGCFIVSGFFIGKDTRCNYFPNARVLNNLRTKPFQYSEKAVQTLSEKWVDTADVKNTLTYGDVDFDQSNVPFKKGKLYIIEGKTVKNQPIILKVVNYENKAVLEEIVKK; this is translated from the coding sequence ATGAAGTTCGTACACCGTTTTGCATATTACTTAATCGGCCTAATTATGGGTTGTTTTATTGTTTCAGGATTTTTTATTGGTAAAGACACCCGTTGCAATTATTTCCCAAATGCCCGAGTTTTAAATAATCTTCGAACAAAACCTTTTCAATATTCAGAAAAAGCTGTTCAAACCCTAAGCGAAAAATGGGTTGATACTGCTGATGTAAAAAATACCTTAACTTACGGAGATGTGGATTTTGACCAAAGCAATGTTCCTTTCAAAAAAGGAAAACTGTATATTATTGAAGGAAAAACAGTAAAAAATCAGCCAATTATTTTAAAAGTAGTGAATTACGAAAACAAAGCTGTTTTAGAAGAAATTGTAAAAAAATAA
- a CDS encoding alanine dehydrogenase, producing the protein MSITLTPFTKQQLIPQEEKLEVGRFKRELFIGIPKETSYQERRICLTPDAVNSLTYAGHRVMIESGAGESSSYTDKEYADAGAEITKDTKRVFGCPILLKVEPPTLAEIEMINPETTIISAIQLKTKKKEYFEALAKKKITALAFEYIKDEDGSYPAVKSLSEIAGTASVLIAAELMITNEFGKGLLFGNITGVPPTEVVILGAGTVGEFAAKTAIGLGANVKVFDNSITKLRRLQNNLSQRIFTSTIQQKGLLKALRRCDVAIGAMRGKERCPIVVSETMVEHMKKGAVIVDVSIDTGGCFETSEVTTHEKPTFIKNNVLHYCVPNIPSRYSKTASLSISNILTPYLHQIAEDGGLESAIRCNKGLKNGIYLYHGILTNKAIGDWFDLPDNDINLLVF; encoded by the coding sequence ATGTCAATTACCTTAACTCCGTTTACAAAACAACAATTAATACCGCAAGAAGAAAAACTTGAGGTTGGTCGTTTTAAAAGAGAATTATTTATAGGAATTCCTAAGGAAACCAGTTATCAGGAACGTCGTATCTGTCTTACTCCTGACGCGGTAAATTCTCTAACTTATGCAGGACACCGTGTAATGATCGAGTCCGGAGCAGGAGAAAGTTCAAGCTATACTGACAAGGAATATGCAGATGCAGGTGCCGAAATCACAAAAGATACTAAAAGAGTTTTTGGCTGTCCTATTTTATTAAAAGTAGAACCGCCTACATTAGCTGAAATTGAAATGATTAATCCCGAAACGACTATCATTTCGGCTATTCAGCTTAAAACCAAAAAGAAAGAATACTTTGAAGCATTAGCAAAAAAGAAAATCACAGCTTTAGCTTTTGAATATATAAAAGACGAAGATGGCTCTTACCCTGCCGTTAAATCTTTAAGCGAAATTGCAGGAACTGCTTCTGTTCTAATCGCAGCCGAATTAATGATTACAAATGAATTCGGAAAAGGACTTTTATTTGGAAATATAACCGGCGTCCCTCCTACTGAAGTTGTAATTCTTGGAGCCGGAACTGTTGGCGAATTCGCAGCAAAAACCGCAATAGGATTAGGTGCAAACGTAAAAGTTTTTGACAATTCAATTACCAAACTTCGTCGTCTTCAAAATAATTTAAGTCAACGAATTTTCACTTCTACCATACAACAAAAAGGTCTTTTAAAAGCTTTAAGACGTTGTGATGTCGCAATTGGTGCCATGCGCGGAAAAGAAAGATGCCCAATCGTAGTAAGCGAAACTATGGTGGAACACATGAAAAAAGGCGCTGTAATTGTTGATGTGAGTATCGATACAGGAGGTTGTTTTGAAACTTCTGAAGTTACGACTCACGAAAAACCAACCTTTATAAAAAATAATGTTTTACATTATTGTGTACCCAATATCCCATCACGTTATTCCAAAACTGCTTCATTATCAATAAGTAACATTTTAACACCTTACCTTCATCAGATAGCTGAAGATGGTGGTTTAGAAAGCGCTATAAGATGCAACAAAGGACTTAAAAATGGAATATATCTGTATCACGGAATCCTAACAAACAAAGCCATTGGCGACTGGTTCGATTTACCTGATAACGATATTAATTTACTTGTTTTTTAA
- the tsaE gene encoding tRNA (adenosine(37)-N6)-threonylcarbamoyltransferase complex ATPase subunit type 1 TsaE yields the protein MNIVFSLDQIQEVAQQIIDSNPKKIILFNGEMGVGKTTLIKQLCKTLGVQDATSSPTFSLVNEYSASNNQIVYHFDFYRLNKETEALDMGVDDYLYSGNWCFIEWSEKIASLIPEEHSTINIKLLSDGKRELNLS from the coding sequence ATGAACATCGTTTTTTCATTAGACCAAATTCAGGAAGTTGCACAGCAAATTATAGATTCAAATCCTAAAAAAATTATCCTCTTTAATGGAGAAATGGGAGTTGGAAAAACTACATTAATCAAGCAATTATGTAAAACTTTAGGGGTTCAGGACGCAACCAGCAGTCCAACATTTTCTTTAGTTAACGAGTATTCTGCCAGCAACAATCAAATTGTGTATCATTTTGATTTTTACCGATTAAATAAAGAAACCGAAGCTCTGGATATGGGAGTTGACGATTACTTATACTCTGGGAACTGGTGTTTTATCGAATGGTCAGAAAAAATTGCGAGTTTAATTCCAGAAGAACATTCTACAATAAATATCAAATTACTTTCTGACGGAAAAAGAGAATTGAATCTAAGTTAA
- the porX gene encoding T9SS response regulator signal transducer PorX: protein MDKIKILWVDDEIDLLKPHILFLEKKNYEVTTCNNGLDAIALFEEDNFDIVFLDENMPGMSGLETLSEMKEKKSAIPMIMITKSEEEYIMEEAIGSKIADYLIKPVNPNQILLSLKKNLDDSRLITEKTTLDYQKEFRKIAMELAMVNSYEDWVELYKKLLFWELKLEDINDTAMIEILESQKVEANSQFGKFIERNYEDWFAPKADKPIMSNNLFKELVVPELKKKEKPILFVVIDNLRYDQWKAFESVVANYYKLEKEVPYYSILPTATQYARNSIFSGLMPVEMEKQFPQYWKNDVEDGGKNLYEAEFLSAQLKRLGLNIKEDYFKITNYSGGKKLAENFKALKGNDLVTVVYNFVDMLSHAKTEMEVVKELASDDKAYRSLTLSWFKNSPLLEIIQQAQLLGFKLILTTDHGTINVKNPSKVVGDKNTSLNLRYKTGRSLTYEQKDVYVVKEPKTIGLPAINMSSSFIFAKNDFFLAYVNNYNHYVSYYKNTYQHGGISLEEMIIPFLVFNPK from the coding sequence ATGGATAAGATCAAAATACTTTGGGTCGATGATGAAATCGATCTTTTAAAGCCCCACATATTATTTCTGGAAAAGAAAAACTACGAAGTTACTACTTGTAATAATGGACTCGATGCCATTGCTTTATTTGAAGAAGATAATTTCGATATTGTTTTTCTGGATGAAAACATGCCTGGAATGAGTGGCTTGGAAACGCTTTCTGAAATGAAAGAAAAAAAATCTGCCATTCCAATGATTATGATTACTAAAAGCGAAGAAGAATATATTATGGAAGAAGCCATTGGTTCAAAAATCGCCGACTACTTAATCAAACCGGTTAATCCGAATCAGATTTTATTAAGCTTAAAAAAGAATCTGGATGATTCGAGATTAATTACAGAAAAAACTACTTTGGATTACCAGAAAGAATTTAGAAAAATCGCAATGGAATTAGCAATGGTCAATTCTTATGAAGATTGGGTTGAATTGTATAAAAAGTTATTGTTCTGGGAATTAAAATTGGAAGACATCAACGATACAGCGATGATCGAAATTCTGGAATCTCAAAAAGTAGAAGCTAACTCGCAATTTGGAAAATTTATTGAACGAAATTACGAAGACTGGTTTGCGCCAAAGGCTGACAAACCTATTATGTCTAACAACTTATTTAAGGAACTGGTTGTCCCTGAACTTAAAAAGAAGGAAAAACCAATTCTTTTTGTTGTAATTGACAACCTTAGATACGATCAATGGAAAGCCTTTGAATCTGTTGTAGCCAATTATTACAAATTAGAAAAAGAAGTACCTTATTATTCTATTCTTCCAACCGCTACACAATATGCGAGAAACTCCATTTTCTCAGGTTTAATGCCTGTTGAAATGGAAAAGCAGTTTCCTCAATATTGGAAAAATGATGTGGAAGATGGAGGAAAAAATCTTTATGAAGCAGAATTTCTTTCAGCACAATTAAAGCGTTTAGGCTTAAACATTAAGGAGGATTATTTTAAAATTACGAATTATTCAGGAGGTAAAAAGTTAGCCGAAAACTTTAAAGCTTTAAAAGGAAACGACTTAGTAACGGTAGTTTACAATTTCGTCGACATGCTTTCACATGCTAAAACCGAAATGGAAGTTGTAAAAGAATTAGCTTCAGACGACAAGGCGTATCGCTCATTAACCTTAAGCTGGTTTAAAAATTCTCCTTTATTAGAAATTATTCAACAAGCACAGCTTTTAGGCTTTAAATTGATCCTAACCACAGACCACGGAACAATTAATGTAAAAAATCCGTCGAAAGTTGTGGGAGATAAAAATACAAGTCTAAATTTGCGTTACAAAACGGGTCGTAGTTTGACGTACGAGCAAAAAGATGTTTATGTAGTTAAAGAACCAAAAACAATTGGACTTCCTGCAATAAACATGAGTAGTTCGTTTATTTTTGCTAAAAATGATTTTTTCCTGGCTTATGTAAACAACTACAATCATTATGTAAGTTATTACAAAAACACGTACCAACACGGAGGAATTTCATTAGAAGAAATGATTATTCCGTTTTTAGTATTTAATCCGAAATAA
- a CDS encoding HD domain-containing protein, producing the protein MTHINKLKIFNDPIYGFITIPNELVYDLIQHPYFQRLRRISQMGLSYLVYPGANHTRFHHALGCMHLMKKAIDTLRFKDVVISEEEENALLIAILLHDIGHGPFSHAMERSIVEDVHHEAISLLFMNQLNDEFDGRLSLAIQVFKGEYHRKFMLQLISSQLDMDRMDYLKRDSFYTGVAEGNVNSERLIQMMNVENDVLVIEEKGIYSVEKFLLSRRLMYWQAYLHKTSLVAELILMKVLKRAKELTLKGVKLPCSEPLSYFMHNKVTLEDFDAENLDLFSQLDDFDIISALKAWQKHTDFILSTLSKMIINRDLLKIKLSAEKIPVEESQSLKEEFAEAHHISAVDAGYFIFRGKIKNQAYSKEAEPIRILKKDKTIEDVVEASDQLNLKSLSKLVTKYYICFPKQLI; encoded by the coding sequence GTGACTCATATCAACAAACTTAAAATATTCAACGATCCTATATATGGCTTTATAACGATTCCGAATGAGCTGGTTTACGATTTAATCCAGCATCCGTATTTTCAGCGTTTACGTAGAATCTCTCAAATGGGATTGTCGTATTTGGTGTATCCGGGAGCGAATCATACTCGTTTTCATCACGCTTTAGGATGTATGCATTTGATGAAAAAAGCAATTGATACGCTTCGTTTTAAAGATGTGGTAATATCTGAAGAAGAAGAAAATGCGCTGTTAATTGCGATTTTGCTTCACGATATTGGGCACGGACCATTTTCTCATGCAATGGAAAGAAGTATTGTGGAAGATGTGCATCACGAGGCTATTTCATTATTATTTATGAATCAGCTGAATGACGAATTTGATGGGAGATTAAGTTTAGCAATTCAGGTATTTAAAGGAGAATATCATAGAAAATTCATGTTGCAGTTGATTTCCAGTCAATTGGATATGGATCGAATGGATTACTTAAAACGTGATAGTTTTTATACAGGAGTTGCAGAAGGAAATGTGAATTCTGAACGTTTGATTCAGATGATGAATGTGGAAAACGATGTTTTGGTTATTGAAGAAAAAGGAATTTATTCTGTAGAAAAATTTCTGCTTTCAAGAAGATTAATGTACTGGCAGGCTTATTTGCATAAAACGAGTTTGGTTGCCGAATTAATTTTGATGAAAGTCCTAAAAAGAGCGAAAGAATTAACATTAAAAGGGGTTAAATTGCCTTGTAGTGAACCTCTTTCGTATTTTATGCATAATAAGGTTACACTTGAAGACTTTGATGCCGAAAATCTGGATTTGTTTTCTCAATTGGACGATTTTGATATTATAAGTGCCTTAAAAGCCTGGCAAAAACATACTGATTTTATACTTTCTACTTTAAGTAAAATGATCATTAACAGAGATTTGTTGAAAATTAAACTAAGTGCAGAAAAGATTCCGGTAGAAGAATCACAATCTTTGAAAGAAGAATTTGCCGAAGCACATCATATTTCGGCAGTAGATGCGGGTTATTTTATTTTTAGAGGAAAAATTAAAAATCAGGCATACAGTAAAGAAGCGGAACCTATCCGAATTCTGAAAAAAGATAAAACAATTGAGGATGTTGTGGAAGCTTCTGATCAGCTGAATTTGAAATCGTTATCAAAATTGGTAACAAAATATTATATCTGTTTCCCAAAACAACTTATCTAA